The Rhizoctonia solani chromosome 14, complete sequence genome has a segment encoding these proteins:
- a CDS encoding glycoside hydrolase family 95 protein produces the protein MVAIINLRNKLIWPPNWLGSGTLFLPRQMEQSKVLSHCLSMQEHTVRSIVSMITFPIQTNMPKGSYSGAGYLDINRTASGKATKYARWLDMDSAILKTVWTEPSSSFNRTYFCSNPTRACTVHTASSAPGAFSATFSFSSLDGLPTRNITCLDTSTIQLRGYAASPGMLYEILASIRHAGPAGSSAACVVDGKSGDAVLVTKGSTEAWVSWVGGTEYSMETGNAQSRYTFKGADPHGELVGLLAKAGKESVGNGLANHIGDYRAALGGFSLDIGQKMEKTKTTAELRKEYKTDVGNPYLEWLMFNYGRYMLVASTRSYLPANLQGVWARDAGAPWSGDYHANINIQMNYWFAEMTNMKVTSALWDYMAKTWAPRGAETAKTLYNVTRGWVTHNEMNVFGHTGMKALEGWNPAEWANYPESAAWMMIHVYDHFDYTNDVAWWRSQGWPLLKGVALFWLDHLVEDQRFKDGTLVTAPCNSPEQAIVTLGCSHSQQLVWQLFEAVEKGFGASGDRDTEFLHEIETKKLKLDKGIRIGSWGQLQEWKPEFDRSNDLHRHLSHLIGLYPGYVLTNFKAPTGQTQGIPKLTREQVLKASEISLRSRGDGTGPDGDAGWEKVWRAACWAQLQNSTQFYHILTYAIDRNFAENLWSLYNPFADDPIFQIDANLGYPAAVLNALIQAPDTSSLSDALAVTLLPALPSAWASGSISGARIRGGMTLDLTWLNGKAVRASLRVDSTVRYARQVQLWYGGKLVTAFSATGGLKREFSF, from the exons ATGGTGGCAATCATCAACCTTCGGAACAAACTTATTTGGCCTCCCAATTGGCTAGGATCAGGAACACTATTTTTACCTCGTCAAATGGAACAATCCAAG GTGTTGAGCCACTGCCTATCGATGCAGGAGCATACGGTGAGAAGCATTGTCTCGATGATAACATTTCCCATTCAAACAAATATGCCCAAAGGGTCTTATTCCGGTGCTGGGTATCTTGATATCAACCGGACCGCTTCCGGAAAAGCTACCAAATATGCGAGATGGCTCGATATGGACAGTGCAATCTTGAAAACTGTCTGGACTGAACCCAGCAGCTCGTTTAACCG AACCTATTTCTGTTCCAATCCCACCCGGGCATGCACTGTACATACGGCATCTTCTGCACCAGGCGCATTCTCAGCtaccttctccttctcctcgCTCGACGGTCTGCCCACTCGCAACATCACTTGCCTCGACACCTCCACTATCCAGCTTCGCGGCTATGCAGCATCTCCGGGCATGCTCTACGAGATACTCGCCAGCATACGCCACGCCGGGCCTGCAGGCAGCAGCGCCGCATGTGTCGTGGATGGCAAGTCGGGAGATGCGGTGCTGGTAACAAAAGGaagcacagaagcatgggtGAGCTGGGTGGGTGGGACAGAGTACTCGATGGAGACAGGGAACGCGCAAAGCAGGTATACGTTCAAGGGAGCAGATCCGCATGGAGAACTGGTGGGGCTACTGGCAAAGGCAGGGAAGGAGAGCGTAGGGAATGGGCTGGCGAATCACATTGGGGACTACCGGGCAGCACTGGGAGGGTTCTCGCTGGACATTGGACAGAAGATGgagaagacgaagacgactGCAGAGCTACGAAAAGAGTACAAAACAGACGTCGGAAACCC ATACCTGGAATGGCTGATGTTTAACTACGGTCGATACATGCTTGTCGCGAGTACTCGGAGCTACCTTCCAGCCAATTTGCAAGGCGTATGGGCTCGTGATGCGGGGGCGCCCTGGAGCGGAG ATTACC ATGCGAATATCAATATTCAGATGAATTATTGGTTTGCTGAAATGACTAACATGAAAGTGACTTCTGCACTTTGGGATTACATGGCG AAAACATGGGCTCCACGTGGTGCAGAGACGGCAAAGACGCTGTATAATGTCACTCGCGGCTGGGTAACGCACAATGAA ATGAAT GTCTTTGGCCATACTGGTATGAAGGCGCTTGAAGGCTGGAACCCCGCTGAATGGGCAAATTACCCAGAATCTGCTGCTTGGATG ATGATCCATGTCTATGATCACTTTGACTATACAAATGATGTAGCTTGGTGGCGCTCCCAGGGATGGCCATTGCTCAAGGGTGTAGCCCTATTCTGGCTCGATCATCTAGTTGAAGATCAGCGCTTTAAAGACGGCACTCTGGTAACCGCTCCTTGCAACTCTCCCGAACAGGCGATCGTCACTCTTG GATGCTCTCACTCGCAGCAACTCGTTTGGCAATTGTTCGAAGCAGTCGAGAAGGGGTTTGGTGCATCTGGCGATAGGGACACGGAATTCTTGCACG AGATCGAGACAAAGAAACTCAAGCTCGACAAGGGCATTCGTATTGGATCTTGGGGCCAGCTTCAAG AATGGAAGCCTGAATTTGATCGCTCCAATGACCTCCACCGTCATTTATCGCATCTGATCGGACTTTATCCTGGCTACGTTCTGACCAACTTCAAGGCGCCTACCGGCCAAACACAAGGAATTCCAAAATTGACCAGGGAACAAGTATTGAAAGCCAGTGAGATTTCATTAAGATCCAGGGGCGACGGGACAGGGCCTGATGGGGATGCCG GTTGGGAGAAAGTCTGGCGTGCGGCATGCTGGGCTCAATTGCAAAATTCAACCCAGTTCTACCACATCCTTACT TACGCTATCGATCGCAACTTTGCAGAGAACCTCTGGAGCTTATACAACCCCTTTGCAGATGATCCCATTTTCCAAATCGATGCTAACTTGGGATACCCGGCTGCCGTATTG AACGCACTCATACAAGCCCCGGACACTTCTTCATTATCCGACGCATTGGCTGTCACGCTCCTGCCTGCGCTCCCGTCTGCTTGGGCTTCGGGATCGATTTCAGGAGCTCGCATTCGCGGTGGTATGACGCTGGATCTTACTTGGTTGAATGGCAAGGCAGTCCGAGCAAGCTTGAGAGTGGACTCCACTGTGCGCTACGCTCGCCAGGTACAACTCTGGTATGGTGGAAAGCTTGTAACGGCATTCTCCGCTACGGGAGGGCTGAAGCGTGAATTCTCCTTCTAG
- a CDS encoding Sugar (and other) transporter, giving the protein MIVANTTPDSSGQGKGLFHSHNRRGLLFCMVFVLGAVLYGYDGTYFTGILAMTRFKDDFGTVQDGVKVITASNQSLFASIVQVGEVLGSLSAGLIGDHSGRKGALLMVVLIVTLGAVLQLIVVGSTPLLVVGRLILGAGVGIASNCVPLYLAEIPPAAIRGAMVSSWQLFLAIGQVIGAVVAQGTKDVQSTFSWRFPIAFNIVITLLIALGLLFVPESPRWLISKDRSEDAHRALERIHKKNDDIIVQDQVDAMVNAREAERESSGGESRWADVFKGTQRRRFLCAFGILVCQQISGVQFIFSYATVFFESIGQTDAFLMTIIVDILEVAGVLVSFLLVNRFGRRPLLLNTMVVMGATLVVCGALGIVRDRSKAMNTAIASMIMIYVFVFNLAWGPLAWVVATELATGKNRTKIMSVGTGAFWIAAWAVTFTLPYLYNPDSANLGPMVCWIYFGGAVISWLFVYFMIPETLGRSLEEINMMLEREIPTREWKDYKINSAEFAQGGEYDVSEKKGKGAGHIEHIDSSSGSAASV; this is encoded by the exons ATGATCGTCGCGAACACGACACCCGACTCTTCTGGACAGGGCAAAGGCCTCTTCCACTCACATAATCGACGGGGGCTACTCTTTTGCATG GTTTTTGTATTGGGAGCCGTTTTGTATGGATATGATG GAACTTACTTTACTGGTATTCTCGCTATGACTCGATTCAAGGACGATTTTGGAACAGTTCAGGATGGAGTCAAAGTTATTACTGCTAGTAACCAATCGCTTTTTGCATCTATTGTCCAGGTCGGTGAAGTCTTGGGTAGCTTGAGCGCCGGTTTAATTGGCGATCACAGTGGCCGCAAAGGAGCACT TCTCATGGTTGTTCTGATCGTCACACTCGGCGCAGTTCTACAGCTCATTGTTGTTGGATCTACCCCTTTGCTCGTCGTTGGCCGTCTCATCCTCGGAGCGGGCGTCGGAATCGCATCCAATTGCGTCCCAT TATACCTGGCTGAAATTCCTCCTGCCGCAATTCGAGGGGCCATGGTTTCGTCCTGGCAATTGTTCCTCGCTATTGGCCAAGTGATCGGTGCGGTAGTTGCGCAGG GAACCAAGGACGTCCAGTCAACCTTTTCCTGGAGATTTCCGATCGCTTTTAATATCGTCAT CACTCTGCTCATCGCTCTTGGCCTCCTATTTGTCCCAGAATCTCCCCGCTGGCTCATTTCCAAGGATCGGAGCGAAGATGCCCATCGCGCTCTTGAACGTATTCACAAGAAGAATGATGATATTATCGTTCAGGACCAAGTTGATGCCATGGTCAATGCGCGTGAAGCTGAGAGGGAATCGTCGGGTGGAGAAAGTCGCTGGGCTGACGTCTTCAAGGGAACTCAGCGCCGCCGATTCTTGTGCGCTTTCGGTATTTTAGTTTGTCAACAAA TCTCTGGTGTTCAGTTCATTTTCTCTTATGCAACTGTATTCTTTGAGTCTATCGGACAAACTGACGCCTTCTTAATGACGATTATC GTTGATATCCTCGAAGTCGCTGGGGTTCTGGTATCTTTCCTCTTGGTCAACCGATTTGGCCGCCGTCCCTTGCTACTCAATACTATGGTGGTCATGGGAGCGACTTTGGTTGTATGTGGTGCTTTGGGCATCGTCCGTGACCGCTCCAAGGCCATGAACACCGCCATTGCTTCTATGATCATGATCTACGTCTTCGTTTTCAACTTGGCTTGGGGGCCT CTTGCTTGGGTAGTCGCTACAGAACTTGCTACCGGGAAAAACCGTACTAAGATCATGTCTGTGGGAACCGGTGCCTTTTGGATTGCTGC CTGGGCTGTTACCTTTACTCTGCCATACCTTTACAACCCCGACAGTGCAAACTTGGGCCCCATGGTTTGCTGGATTTATTTTGGTGGTGCTGTCATCTCCTGGTTATTCGTCTACTTCATGATTCCAGAGACTCTGGGACGCTCACTCGAAGAA ATTAATATGATGCTCGAGCGTGAAATACCCACCCGAGAATGGAAGGACTACAAGATAAATAGCGCCGAGTTTGCTCAAGGTGGGGAGTATGATGTTTCTGAGAAGAAAGGAAAGGGTGCTGGTCACATTGAGCACATTGACAGCTCTTCTGGTTCGGCAGCTAGCGTATAG